The window TTTGAGATTCAGTGCATAGAATTTAGAAGTTTGAGGTTTATACTGGTTCAGCGGGAAATGAAATTTTGAGGTTCGGGAATAACAAGTTGAACCGATGAATTGGTTTTGATAGTTGGCCCCATTTGATGCTGTTGCTGCCGTTGCTGACGGGCCTGAGCCAACTTGCGTTTGCGTTCGGCCAGGATATGTTGATCCCGACCAGATAATCTATCTTTGGGGGCCATAGCCAACGGCACGGTGAAGCCGAACGTCATTATAGTTGGGTCATGCCGCAGTCTCGGATGAACAGCTTGAAATCACGGGCGATAAACTGGGGGCCGTTGTCAGAAATGATACGGGGCCGACCGGCAGGAAACTTCTCCCGAACACGCTGCAAGATGATCTCTACATCGGTTTCGGTCATCTGCTTTCGGATCTCCCAATGAACCAGGTAGCGGCTGTAGCCATCCAGCACCGAACACAGGTAGTAAAACGTACCGCCCAGGTTCAGGTAGGCAATGTAGATGTGCCAATACTGGTGGGGTTGACTGGGTTGGTCAAAACCCTGCCCTTTACGAGACGCAGTTCTGTCCCAACGCTGCAACAAGCCGGCTTGCTGTAGCACCCGATAGACACTGCTGAGACTGACCGCCACCACCTCCTCGTCAAGCATCATGTAACTCAAGCGACGGTATCCTTCCGCCGGGTGTTGGCGGGCATACGCCGCTATGGCTAATCGAAAGGTGTTTAGGATCGCATACAACGATGGGTTGTGGGATGTTTTTTCTTGATGTTTGCCATTGGCTCTTATCTCAGTCCCAGCCTGGGAGATTTTTGGAGTTCAGTAGTATTTCTCCCCTTCTGGGGGGAGGTTTTCTGGTTATCCTGCTGATCAGAAAGTACGTAGTCATCCTTCGGATCGGCGTCGTGAAATTTAGCCCTGCACGTAAGGCCAGGCTGGTGAAATTTTCTATTGTGATGCGCGTCATAAATGTCGTTGCCCTCATCCTGGGCTTTGTCGCCGCAATGAACCTTTACCCCCCACCCTACGTTCTTCCCCAAATTTTTGAGAAGATAAGTTTTTGCTGAAACTTTAAATACCTGATTGTCGTAATAGCAATTATGATGAAACTATACGACTTTATTATTGCCGGCGGCGGGGTGGCGGGCTTGAGCCTGGCTTACCACTTGAGCCACAGCCCGCTCCGGGACAGCTCAATTTTGATTGTGGACAAAAACAACGGATGCCAGAACGACCTCACCCTGAGCTTTTGGACGAATCAAGCCACTCTGTTCGATGACATCGTTTATCGTTCGTGGGATCAACTCCGCTTTGTGGGTGATAACTTGGCCAAGACCATAAACTTGGGCCATTATCGCTACCAGATGATCCGGGGCAGCGATTTTTACCGTTTTGTCCGGCAGGAGTTGTCGGCCTATCCCAAGATAGAATTTTTGCCGGGAACCATCCAGCGAATTGAGGGGGGCGACGAAGAAGCTAAGGTATGGGTTGATGGACAAATTTACCGGGGGCAGTGGGTTTTCGACAGCCGCTTTAAGTGGTCGGACCTCACCTTTGACTCGACCCGCTATCACTACTTGAAGTTGCACTTTAAAGGGTGGGAGATTGTTAGCCCGGAGCCGGTTTTTGAACCACAGGTGGCCACCCTACTCGATTTTCGTACCCCCCAACAGGACGCCCCACGATTTTTCTACGTGCTCCCCTTTTCTGAGCGCCGGGCGCTGGTGGAGTATACCCTTTTTTCAAGGAAAACCGTTAGCCAAAGTGAATGTGAGCACGCCTTGCGTGACTATATCGGAACCAGCCTGGGCATCAAACAGTATCGCATTTTGCAACAGGAAGGCGGTCTCATCCCGGTCACCGACCAGCCTTTCCCCCGCCAGATGGGGCCACGGATCATGACCATCGGCACGCCGGGTGGCAGGGTCAAACCCTCTACAGGATATGCGTTCTGGCGGATTCAGCAGGATTCGGCCAATATCGTCAAATCATTGGGCCAGGCGGGGCATCCTTTGGCCATTCCGCCCGACCCTGCCTGGTATGGTTTATGCGACTCGCTGATGCTGCATGTGATGCAGGGTCATGGCGAGCAAATTAAGCCCATTTTCACAGCCCTATTTAAAAACAACCCCATTGAGCGGGTGTTCCATTTTCTGGACGAGGCCGCATCTGCCTGGGAGTATCTGGCCTTAATTGCCTCCCTGCCGCCCCGCTTGTTTTTGCAGGCGTTGGGCCAAACGAAAATATGGGGCCGGATATTTGAACGGCCCAATCTATCGGATTTGGCCGCCAAATGGCGGTGGGGCCTGGCGGTCACAGAGAGCCGGTTATCAACGCCAAATGAAGGTATTGCCCCAGAAGTCTAACCAAGAAAAAACCACCGCCCTGAAGCGATGGCTATCTAAATATCAGGAGCTATGCAAATGGAACAACAAACAATCACCGCTAAAGACCGGGCCATGGCCAAACGCTGCAAGCAATGTCCGGTTTGCCGCCACGCCCGAAAAAAACAAAAAGGGCTGGCTTTTTGGTTTGTCAAAAACATTGAGCAGGACTTTTGCCCGGCCTGCCAGGCCTACGAAAAAGTGTACGGCCGCAAAGCCCACGAGCCGGTGTAATTATCAGGGGCGGATTTGGCCGTTGCCCAGCACCACCCACTTGTAAGTGGTCAACTCTTTTAGGGCCATTGGCCCGCGAGCGTGCAGGGGTTGGGTGCTAATGGCCACTTCCGCCCCCAGGCCAAATTGGCCGCCGTCGTTAAAACGGGTGCTGGTATTGACCATCACCGCGGCGGAATTGACCTCGTTCACAAAACGCATGGCGGCGGCATAATTTTCGGTGATGATGGCGTCGGTGTGGCTGGTGCTGTGCTCGTAAATGTGGTCAATGGCTTCATCCAGGTCTTCCACCACTTTAACCGCCACCACCAACGATAAGAACTCGGTATCAAAATCATCAGGGCCAGCCGGTTTTGCGACCAGGCGGTCGCCCAAAATTGATAAAGCGCGCGGGTCGCAGCGCATCTCCACCTCATATTCGGCCCAGGCGTCGGCCACGCGGGGCAGAATTTGCGCCGCCACCGCCTGGTGCACCAGCAGCGTGTCCAGCGCATTGCATACCGAGGGCCGCTGCACTTTAGCATTCACGGCAATCGGCGCTACTTTGGTCAAATCCGCGGCGGCATCTACATAAAGGTGGCAGATCCCCATGCCGCCGGTAATCACCGGCACCGTGGCGTTTTCAATGGCAAATTGATGCAAGGCCGCCCCGCCCCGGGGGATAATCATATCAATC is drawn from Anaerolineae bacterium and contains these coding sequences:
- a CDS encoding transposase is translated as MSYMMLDEEVVAVSLSSVYRVLQQAGLLQRWDRTASRKGQGFDQPSQPHQYWHIYIAYLNLGGTFYYLCSVLDGYSRYLVHWEIRKQMTETDVEIILQRVREKFPAGRPRIISDNGPQFIARDFKLFIRDCGMTQL
- a CDS encoding Lycopene cyclase — encoded protein: MKLYDFIIAGGGVAGLSLAYHLSHSPLRDSSILIVDKNNGCQNDLTLSFWTNQATLFDDIVYRSWDQLRFVGDNLAKTINLGHYRYQMIRGSDFYRFVRQELSAYPKIEFLPGTIQRIEGGDEEAKVWVDGQIYRGQWVFDSRFKWSDLTFDSTRYHYLKLHFKGWEIVSPEPVFEPQVATLLDFRTPQQDAPRFFYVLPFSERRALVEYTLFSRKTVSQSECEHALRDYIGTSLGIKQYRILQQEGGLIPVTDQPFPRQMGPRIMTIGTPGGRVKPSTGYAFWRIQQDSANIVKSLGQAGHPLAIPPDPAWYGLCDSLMLHVMQGHGEQIKPIFTALFKNNPIERVFHFLDEAASAWEYLALIASLPPRLFLQALGQTKIWGRIFERPNLSDLAAKWRWGLAVTESRLSTPNEGIAPEV
- a CDS encoding glutamate-5-semialdehyde dehydrogenase, translated to MTNELITKSKATKKAARVLATLNTAAKNKALQVIAETIMEREPIILGANDQDIEAGRANGLSEALLDRLLLTPTRLEGMANDVKSIVNLPDPVGEEFESRRLPNGLQVSKRRIPIGVIGVIYESRPNVTIDISALCLKSGNAAILRGGKESRHSNQALADAVCAGCEAAGLPPASVQLLESTDRSLVKEMLRANGLIDMIIPRGGAALHQFAIENATVPVITGGMGICHLYVDAAADLTKVAPIAVNAKVQRPSVCNALDTLLVHQAVAAQILPRVADAWAEYEVEMRCDPRALSILGDRLVAKPAGPDDFDTEFLSLVVAVKVVEDLDEAIDHIYEHSTSHTDAIITENYAAAMRFVNEVNSAAVMVNTSTRFNDGGQFGLGAEVAISTQPLHARGPMALKELTTYKWVVLGNGQIRP